The window ATGTAATGAAGTAGTTTTCAAAACTGAAAAAAGTgttaaataaatcaaacaatataaaaaagagataaaagtGTTAGAATAAACCCCATCTATGTCTAATAAATAACTACAAAGACCAACTTTAATTGAAAAacctgcaaaaaaaaaaagtgaaacaagaaaaaataattattaatctcattaataatattaaaatattaaataacttgagaaGCACAATTTAAATATAACTTGAGAAGGACAAATCAATTAACAATTTGACTTTTGtcaagaataaatataaaaaaattaaacaaacccCAGCAAAcccaaacattaaaatcccCAAAAATGTAAGGATAATTACACGCCATGTCATTTCGCAAATAATAAGCTTTTTATGTGTCATTACTTTTCTTTAATCAAAGATTCAACAGCTAGCTTCTacaaagagaaataaataaatattatgtatATGCTTTATGAGGAAAGTGCTTAGCTAATGACTAGGCTATTTTTTCAAAGGGTAAATAGCTTTGATAGAGTTTTAGTTCCCAGTAAAAACCAAAGGGAAACCTTTACCTTACCTTTCATTTTTGTTACCAAGGCTAATACTTAGatgtaaataagaaaattaaacattgatttattattttttgaaatgagaggttattaatcatcataaatgataaaaagtaaAAGTGCTAAGTCAAAAagaataacaattaaaaacatcGTGAATAAAGTAGTAGAGCAATATTATGAGATAATCtaacaaaacaataatataGTGAATTGATTTTCAGAATTAAAAAAGTgttaaataaatcaaacaatataaaaataagataaaagtATTCGAACAAACACAATTTATGTCTAATAAACAGCTACAAAGACTAACTTCAATTGGAAAATCtgcaaaagaaagagaaacagaaaaaaaaattattaatctcattactgacaatcaaatattaaataacTTTATAAGCACAAATTAAACATAGCTCGAGAATGGCAAATCAATTAACAATCTGACTTTTGTTCTATcaaagaaaacataatatatatatatatataatgcaaTTAAAGAAACAGTTGTTTGTCAAGAATAAAtaccaaaaattaaacaaacttCAGCAAACCCAACCATGAACAAAGCAAGTCCCCTAAACATGAACAATGCAAAGCACCTCTTAAAAACCCACGCATAGTCATGCCAATGCCGAGagctaagaaagaaaaaacaaaataacataataaatgccaaaaattaaacaaacttCGACAAATCCAAACATAAAtccaaaaagataaaagcaCAAATACTTCAGGCAACACTAAGATgcaagtgaagaaaaaaaattaaaaatcctGAACTCAcccaaaaaaatgaagaaaaaatcaaCACTAAGCAACAATAATGTGTAAAAGCGTAATCTATAAATATAGCTTAAAAAAGCCTAATAAGAAGAGAAAGCAGGACCGAAAGCCACAAAGACagaaaagcaaaaggaaaaggataaaaaaaaaaaaaagcaacaatcgaaagagagaaaaatagaaagaggAAAGAGAAGCTTCTAGACGACCAAATCAAGAAAATAGATCACAAAGCCCTTATTAGAACATAAAGACTTCAAAAAGGCCCTTCAACTCCTCATCAGGCTCCTTTCCTTGTTAACCCGACTCTTTTCCTAATTAAGTATCACGTATCACTCAATTGAGACCATCATATATCAATCATTATTGTCACTTTAAACTCACTTTtaatacatacatatatatatacatatacatggACGTGACATGATTGCACTCCAACTCCACCACGCACATGCACCCAATATAAATCTAAAGGGTTTAACTCGAATGGAGGCTATGATTTTTTGCAAGTGACACAGCTCAATCGTATTGTAAGGGTTTCTAGGCCATAGACAAACtgtttgaaaaaattattatggcCTTCTATTTCTTGTCTCTGATTGCTTTGTGAGTCTGATGGTAACTCTTCCACCATCTTCATACTGTTGTAGACGATTAAACTCGAATGGGGAGCTCATAATCAGGGAAGATTCTTTCGAGGACAGTTGAGTCTCCAGGCCATGGACAACTGTTAAAAAAGAATGTGATTTCCAAAAATTTACTTCACCTCCACCACTTTCTAAATGCAATTGTAAATGATTAAACTCTTTCTCCAAAAATCATAAGGATGAACTTCAACGGGGGCTCATAATCTGGGAACCTTCTTGCAGGGGACAGCTCCATTGTCATTGTCAGAGTCTCCAGGCATGAACAACTGTTCAAGAGGAATGTGATTCCGAAGAACTCATTGCAGTCTTCAATATCTGAGGCCGGACATTCAAATTTCAAGCATTTGTCCACCCATCTTCCAGATGATTCCCACTAAGAAAAACATTATAGAATTTGATTAGAAACTAGAGCAATGTGAAATATGTATGAGATGGCTGTAGAATTAGGCTCTGTGTTTATATTGACAAGAAATTTAGCAAGATCAATGGCAAATCCTTTTATTGCTAAAGATGTGGGACAAACATGATCAagttaaattaaaaacaattgagattataaaaaaatttaacagaCTGGAGGTAATAAATGTGGAAAAATAATTAGATTGTAGGTGAATATACAAATCACAGAATCtgagaaataaagaagaattaataaaatttatttccactaatttttaatttattcatattaTCATATATATGACCAATCCTTTGTGAGTTTGGGTTTACTGTGCATGCTATCAAGTGAGAATTCTCTGCTTGTTGTAATAGATTGTTCTAGAAACTTCAATGGTTTTCCAGTAATTTAAGTTTCATTTTATCTGTTCATTATTTTTCCCAACCTCACAGACAATCCAGAATTTAACTCCAAGCTCCACGTGTCAATATCAAACCAGAAACCACCACGTGTCAGAACTATAGCCTGGAATTACAATGCCTTGGGATCTTGTCCCCTTCCAATCCACTTTCTGGTTGTTATTTCAAGTTAAACTGCCTAAGTAACTGAACAAGGATTTCTATAccaacaaaagcaaaaacaagaaaaaaaaatggtggcAGCCATTGCTGTTACTTCTCCAAAATCAACTGTTCTTCAGAGCCCGATCTCTTTAAAAAATCCCAATTCAAGTTTCCTTGGTGGGTCCTTGAAGGGTTTTTCTTTACAGTTGAAACCAAGAAGCCAGAAGAAAGATAGTGGTATCAGCTTGGTGGTTGCTTCGGCTGGTGATAAAACCACTGCTGGTGGAAGTTACAGTAGTAGTACTGCCTCTGCTAACAGGTTTTACTTTAACATCACTGGCTTCCCTTTCCCTCTTGGCCCTTTTCTCAACAGGCGCACTACTAGGACTGAGGTCAGCTGGATGATAATTGACTTTTAGTGAATAGAGAATCAAGAGTTACCatttaattgtttttgttctttactTTGATATAAGTATGTATGGCTGATCAGTTGAAAATTGTATTTGCCTATTTATGCCTACTGTTCCATTCTAATGCTGACTAGCTAAGTTTAAAATCATAGTCTTGCCTTATGATATGCAAATTCTTCAAAAACATAGCAGATTTACATCACATACATTATGGTATTTTGAACACAAAATATGTTGTTCTTTAGAGTTGTTGACAATGTAAGAAGGAAGAGCAGAGAGCTATTACCACAATTACAGCAAAATTTTAACTTGCTTTCCAGAAAAATATATCCAGGTACATTTTAAGTCCTATCAGTAATTCTTCTAAGAACCAGGCATATGCATTGAAATCTTGAAATTCCTTTGTGCTCTGGTCTGAAAAGAACAAATACATAGGATATATATGGAACAATACTTCTAGATATGATAGCACTTTCTAATGGAAACAGCAAGCACATTAGATAGTTACCTGAATTCAAAACAGCAAGAGTTTTCATGGTCAGGGTAAGTATGCCCTGCTATCCAACAAGCTAgcagtaaaaagaaaattggttttctaccaaaatattttcaattccTTTCTTCTTGTCTTTCCATGAATCAAAGTGTTCTTAAGCCAGGTTAAACGTGAAAGGGTTTCTAATCTATCTTTTGAATGCATAGAAGAGCAATATGCATGCATACACACCTGCATATGTATATGCACACACTTGCGTATTCTCTGATCTGAAGTACTACACCTACAATTATGTTTCTCTTGTACTAACTCTTCATATGTCTCACATTTGTATATGTCTTCTTTAGGCTGTTAAAGGCTCTATATGGCTATTTGAACAAGAGCAAGCATTAGGCTTCAGCAGTGTCTCAACAAACATTCGGATGACAGTTATCAAACTCAAATCTGGGGGACTATGGGTACATGCACCTATTGCCCCAACCAAAGAGTGCATCAAGGTTCGGTCTTGCTCTCTGATTCTCAACTTTAAATATGGCATTTGTTTAGTTCTATTCACAGAGCATCTGTCTTTATTGGGAAAAGGGGAGTGGTAGGGTGGGGAGAGGGCAGGCTGAACCTGAGACCTTACAGGCGTTAGCCTGTCCTTTTGCAACTGGACCAAGGTCTAACTGTCATTTATTGGCTTCCCTATCATAAGGGTATTTGGTAAAGATTTCTAGTTTTCCACTCTTGATTGTTAACTGAATTTCACTTTTGAATACATCAAATTAACTTACAACATTAAATTTTCCAGGGACTATCCTggtgtttttcttttactatATTTGTATCTGAACATGACAATTAAAACCAGTACTTTAAAGTCAAGCCCATGTTGCTGAGTAAAGGCCTTTCAAGATTGAGCAGTTGTCAATGTAGTGGTGGACAGTGATCATGATACGATGAAAATTAACTATGAGCCTATGATATTTCCAGGTTGTATATGACAGCATGACTAAACTGACCAATAACATCTGACCATTTTTCGCTTGGAAATCTGTCCAGCTTGATTTTATCTCCTGTTTAGGCATTAACTATTAGCATTTTGAAAGTATTTGCTTCAAGGATTACAGCAGCTTGCCCTTAAAATGTAAACTGGGAACTGTTAATTTGTTTCACATTTTTATGGTTTATGAGAATCAGTGATTGTTTGCTTCACTATtttccttatatttttattgcaCAATTCTCTTCCCTGTCTTTGCTCCTGTTGTTATTTTTGTCATACTCTTCtgcatatttttcactttattgAACTTGGAATTCATTCTCTAACAAGTCATCTCCTGTATTTTTCCAGCTTTTGAAGGAATTAGGAGCTCCAGTAGAATACATTGTCCTGCCAACATTTGCTTATGAGCATAAAATTTTTGTGGGTCCTTTCTCTAGAAAATTTCCAAAGGCTCAGGTGTGGGTGGCACCAAGGCAATGGAGTTGGCCCTTGAATTTACCCCTTGAATTTTTTGGGATTTTTCGTGCGAAAATTTTGGAAGATGAGGATTTGTCGACTCCATGGGCTGATGAGATTGAACAAAAAGTTCTAAGCTCGCCAGAAGTTGGTAAATAAACTTGAACTTGAGCTACCTGTAACCTCATCAAGGTGCAGCAAGCTTGAactcattttcctttaattataTCAGGGATTGGACCATATGTAGAAGTGGCTTTCTATCATAAACGTTCAAGAACACTTCTGGTTACAGATGCTGTCATATATGTCCCAAAAAAGCCACCAGAGTGCATTAACAAAGAATACCTCTTGGCATCAGCAAAGAATGGCTTGGCAGTGAAACTTCTTagcaaaggaaagaaagttCCTGATGAACCAGTTGTTGACAATGAAATAAACCGTCAAAAAGGTTAGCTTTCATGTAAAATTCTATCCCAGCGCTCAAATGTCTTGAAATTAGATAGCCAAATTTAGCACAACGCTGGTGCAACTTAAAAGTGTTCATATAAATCAACAAGAAATTGAATAAGAGTAATGCATGGCACAGGGTGGGAAAGAATGGTTCTACAGATACTGTTCCTTGGTCCATCGAATCTTCTGGAACCAAATGCTAGTTTTGCACAGATGTCACAAAAGCTGATTGTTTCTCCTATCATAAAGACACTAGTCTTCAGCAAAGTTCCAGAAAAGGTAAGAACCTTTTTTATGTAACTTTCCCTTGATGACTCcatcatataaaatatttgactCTAGCTCCTTTATTGTACTTATCAGAGCGCCCCTAATCTGGCACCCCAGGAGTAATTTAGATGATTTTATAAACCGTTAGAATAACTAAACACTGCTTTGCTTACTGCATGAACCAGAGGGGGGATGTGACTAATAGGAAGTGATACATTTCATTTTGCCAACCATCCCCTGGATTTGTTGTGTATATTCCATCTAAGAAATTGGTTTTGGTTGGAAGTATAACTATTTTTCATGCTTCTCGAAAATTCAGATTAGGGATTGGATTGATGGCATCGCAAGGGACTGGAAATTCAAGAGGATAATTCCTGCCCATTTTGCAGGTCCCATTAAGGCAGGCAGGGCTGAATTATTAGCTGCATTTGCATTTCTTGATGACCTTTTAGGTGAGCGTTACATTACTCGGCCCTCGCTTGCTCTTCTCTTCACATCACTCATGGGGAAGGCAGCCAGTTACTTCCCACCGGATGACATGAAGACCTTATCATCCCTCGATGAATTATTAGTGTCTGTGGGAGCCGTGAAGAAAACAGTCTCTGGCCGCAAATGATGATATGCATCATGATAAGTAAATGCTGCAGCCTCCCACCTATTTAAAGGCATATATAGAAACTTAGATTTCTAGGGTATACCAGATGCCATTTCACAATTGTTCAacttatttacattttaaagAGAAAAGTAGAGCTTTGATCACCCCTCTGTCAGCCTTTTTAccattaaattgaaattaatgcAAAATATGAAGTCGAATATACATTATTATTTCACAGGGCGTTGCATGTGCTACAAATTCATCTATCTAACCTGGTCCTCCTGGTGTTCTTCATGTTTTACTTAACAATGaagcaaagaaataaaagtggCAAGAACCCTACATGAGTCAGAGTAAGGGCCCTCCTTTCAATTACACGGAATATATCATTCAACCACCCAAAAGACACAGGAAACACTTAAGCCTTAACAAATTGGAAGATAGGGAATATCACATAGGGAAAAGATGACCTAAAACATAGAAAAAGAACTGTCTTGggttcaaatttgaaaaaaaaaatatacaaggCAAGCAGCAGGAAACAGGCAGGGTTGTTTTCCTTACTCTACCAAGGTTGGAACGGGCTTGCCCTTGCCTCTAGAAAACTTGTCTTGGGGAACAAATTATGACCAAGAAACCAATGAAGAAGCAAAAATTCACACCAAATAGAATGAAagtatttgattttcataAACATCATGGACCCAACTCTTTGGTTGGGTGGTCAACCTCCTCAACTAAAGCTACCAAATTtagacaaataaaaaaatttggtgtttctttttttttttttttttttgtggccCAGAACTAGTTAAGAGAGTTGATTTCTTAGTAAATAATACCATTAAAGAAGATGCTAGATCACAAGCATAGAGCATTGGTGGGGAGGGAAGGAGAATCCAAGGTGAATTTTTCCTATTACTCAAatgtctctttctctcttttgtaTTATCAGCCTTCCAATCTGGCCATAACTTTTTTCAAAGCCTTTAAGGTGATATTGATGCAACCTTCACTTTTTCCATTTCTCCActctaaaaatgattaaagaGTTCAGCTTTTTTTGCTACAGCAGAAGAAAGGCTTTGTCAGTTGGAGGCTTTATCCTGGAAATGCCAATTGCCCATCCTTCAAGTTTGTGAGATGCCAAGCACAAACTATTATAAAATTCCATATGTTGTTTGCTGGGATGTGGCGGCCAACTGATCCTACCCAGCCAATGCTTAAAGAGATAGACATACAAGCCTTGGACCAAAAAGTTGTTTATAAATTCAAACTTTATAAGTTTGTGCAAGCTTATACTAATCTAGTTAGATTATGTTGAAAACATCCCATGATTGTAATGATTAACTGaagttgatatatatatatccattaTGATCTTCTCAACCATGAAGTACAATCATAAGAGGGCCATGTCTTGCCGACAaatacatatcatatcatCATGAAATCCCAAAGTTTACACAAACACCATTTCCATGTGGTGGCACTGCAtctattctttttttccctGATTTTCTTGGTAGCTTAAATGCTATGCAACATTTCAATGACAATAACATCATTTAATGTGACCATTAGTGCCTCATAAATGATTCAAAATAtggggaagaagaaaaaaacaaaggacAAACATGTGTTTGTAAAgtattttgtcttttgataaCCACCAATATTctcattaaagaaaatatataacatGCATTCAATACATGACAATTGTAGAAATGGTTTCTTAATTTAGAAGAAATTCGATCGAGTTACTCGTAATCATATATTAGTTGATTTTTAGAATGTCTATAATTgagaatatatatttatcaGAATTTCACATCTTTCATTAGatgaaatattttcaaaaaaataaagaccaatatatttcatttatacAAGTCAAAATGAAGGCCCACCCCCTATTGATTGAAGGAACTTAATTGTGGTCGATTTCATAGACAAAAGATGGGATGTGCAGGCATTGAAGTTATCCCCCTCAAACCGacccaacaaaataaaataaaataaacatgaTCTTTAGATTTTGTATTCATTATGATTAACAAATGACTTTTGAAGATGGCCCAAGATCAGATCTTTTGAATAagtcaatatatattaaaccctctaaagagaagaaaagaaacaatatCTTAAGGACATATATTGTGCAAAATCTGTTGTCATGGGTACAcaatatattatcaaaatatgatgTTAAGCAAAATTGATTTATAATATGGTACaatattttctattatttttgggtttttttattCCATTGAGATTATATATTCATAGTTCTCTAGATGTGATTTTTGGGTgctgtaaatttaatttaatcaatataGAAACTTCCAAGGTAATATGACAAGAGAAATTATACATCATTACcattttcccaaaaaaaaaaaaaagccaaaagTTCAAGAAAATGACCCTAtagaattaatattttacaataaGATTAAAAAAGTATAAGACAATGTTCCAGTGATTTCTTTCATTGGAGGGTTGTTTCCTTGATTATGGCTATCCTACTCAACTAACATGTTAGAATATGTTAGGGTGACCTCACCTCCCCCAGCCACCAATTGCTATTCCTCTCTTTGACATATTCTGCTCCTTTctaattattcttttatatacacacacacacacactggGATTGTCTATAGGAGGATGTGATCCCTAACTCTAATATACAAACATTTGATGtttagaattttgatttaaatataaattcttgtATTCAGACCTTATATATGGTATGTCCTTTCCTGTAAAACCATGCCTTCATCATCTAATTACTGTTCCCCAAGTCTTTTTTGGACAATTATCCAAGTTAATATAATAGTAATGGATTTGATTAATTACAACCAATTAGATCTTAATATAAGgtatgaattatgtattattGCCATTGCTTTTGACATTGGAATGACACCAAAGCAATAATTAACTACTCTTCCAAAtaaaaatctctcttttaataaataatcaaaaaccATGCCCCTAATGTAACTCTCAAAAGATATATAATCAACCTAATGAATTACTCattgaacaaaaaattaacaaacctaaaaaatttaatgtccATCTACAgtcataaaatcataattcatAACCATCAAAGCATTTTCATTCAATTAActgaatataattattaataatttaattaacataTTTAAATGCATAGTTAAATTTCTAATGATAACGACCGGTGTAAAGGGCATTAATCCATAAACTAAGacgaaaatattaattaattaaaacgtaaaatatttttaaattgcaaTTCAATTACGTCATATATCGTTGTGAGTAATTGAATTGAACCCATTACATATGTTATAAAATTCGACCTAAATACCATAACTCATATTAAttaaactttatatataaattcttCATTTCATTTGAGTTTTGTTTGGTGGGGTCACTCTCTTTTTCCCATCTCTGTCTATTCTATAGCAATATGCAAACCAAAGGTGCAAGGCAAAGCCAAACATAGAAAAACCGAAGAGTTGCTTGCACGATCTTTAAGCTAAAAAGCAACCTTTTTGTGAGCTTCCATGCTCCTCCGTAGCAAAGCCAAagccttctttctttctttttcagttGCCTTTTCCTTAGCTTTCTGGTTAAGCACAGAGTTAATTCTTAGCCATATTATAAAAAAGGTATTGCTTCTCCTTCCTTATCAGCCGTTTCTTGtcctttgttttttccttggccgctttcttttctgtttttctgtttttgagAGTAAATGCTACATGGGTTTTAGTTTTTGGATTGTTTGGAACAATGTGTTTCTTTCAAAATGTGATTTTTGAGATGGGTTTGGGAGCAAACCTCggttttctcttcttctttatcTTTGGGTaggtttccttttttttttgttccaaggattgatttttctttgattttatcttCAAAGATGgctcttttccctttttgtaTTCCTGATACGGTTGCTTAATTGTCAAGCttgctttgaatttttctttttaatcattttttttgtttatttatgaAGATAATGAGATATTGGTGAAAGCTTGATTTTGTGTTTATTTTGGTATGATTTTAGGTGAGACATGGTCTTCATTGATGGGTGATTTATCAATTTCTAATATTGGTAGATTAGAGAATTTTTCAACCTCTTCTTTTATTGCTTAGCCCAACTTGCGTGTTGTTATCTTCAATGCAATATGTATAACCTCTTCTTAATACATGAAAAGAAGAAGTTTAGATTTTTCCTTTGTATTTGTTCATATAGTTATCAACTATTCAACTGTTTGATTGAACAGTGAACCTTGTGGTACTGTATATTTGCTGCTTGGGTTTTTCAGAAATTTGCCATTCTGATAGGTGCCTATGTATagtaaacaaaagaaatttcagAGAACATAGTTGTCTGTTTGTTGTATAGCCTGACGGAGGCCTCAATTGAGCAGTGAAGTCAAAGCTGGAGATGCCAAATGATTTATTATGGCATTTCCAAAACGAGAATGTATGGTGAAGTCAAGCTCTTTTGTTGTTTAGATGTGAAGTGGTTGTATTTATCTGTTTTTTCTATATGTCTTTGTTCTTATCTGCTTTCTAGTTTATGCCTGTTGCTGTAAAACTGTCTTTATTCTTTGTTCCTGTTAGTTCTCTCTTGAAGTTaatgatatttaatttattttgtaaattaaatcaatcatAAGAACTAGTTTCAAGTGATGTTTAAAT is drawn from Theobroma cacao cultivar B97-61/B2 chromosome 4, Criollo_cocoa_genome_V2, whole genome shotgun sequence and contains these coding sequences:
- the LOC18601604 gene encoding uncharacterized protein LOC18601604 isoform X1, coding for MVAAIAVTSPKSTVLQSPISLKNPNSSFLGGSLKGFSLQLKPRSQKKDSGISLVVASAGDKTTAGGSYSSSTASANRFYFNITGFPFPLGPFLNRRTTRTEAVKGSIWLFEQEQALGFSSVSTNIRMTVIKLKSGGLWVHAPIAPTKECIKLLKELGAPVEYIVLPTFAYEHKIFVGPFSRKFPKAQVWVAPRQWSWPLNLPLEFFGIFRAKILEDEDLSTPWADEIEQKVLSSPEVGIGPYVEVAFYHKRSRTLLVTDAVIYVPKKPPECINKEYLLASAKNGLAVKLLSKGKKVPDEPVVDNEINRQKGWERMVLQILFLGPSNLLEPNASFAQMSQKLIVSPIIKTLVFSKVPEKIRDWIDGIARDWKFKRIIPAHFAGPIKAGRAELLAAFAFLDDLLGERYITRPSLALLFTSLMGKAASYFPPDDMKTLSSLDELLVSVGAVKKTVSGRK
- the LOC18601604 gene encoding uncharacterized protein LOC18601604 isoform X2; this encodes MVAAIAVTSPKSTVLQSPISLKNPNSSFLGGSLKGFSLQLKPRSQKKDSGISLVVASAGDKTTAGGSYSSSTASANRFYFNITGFPFPLGPFLNRRTTRTEAVKGSIWLFEQEQALGFSSVSTNIRMTVIKLKSGGLWVHAPIAPTKECIKLLKELGAPVEYIVLPTFAYEHKIFVGPFSRKFPKAQVWVAPRQWSWPLNLPLEFFGIFRAKILEDEDLSTPWADEIEQKVLSSPEVGIGPYVEVAFYHKRSRTLLVTDAVIYVPKKPPECINKEYLLASAKNGLAVKLLSKGKKVPDEPVVDNEINRQKGWERMVLQILFLGPSNLLEPNASFAQMSQKLIVSPIIKTLVFSKVPEKVPLRQAGLNY